The following is a genomic window from Synechococcus sp. JA-2-3B'a(2-13).
GCAAATTTCTGGCTCTTGTTGAGGGGCAAATATCAAAACAGAGTAATCGTCTAAATCCACCATCCACCCTAATTTGCTGCCGTGCTTTAGGCAATGCAGGATATTATCGATTACACGGCTTACCCTTTGACCCGGCGAAAGAATTTCGATAATCCAGTCGGGTGCTGCGGTGAAGTCATCCTCTGGCTCGCCTGTTTCACTTAGGCGAATTCGATCCCACGCAATTACGGCAATATCGGGAACAATGGAACGACCGGCAAAAGTGCATCGCAATTCGGGTAGGGCAGTATAGCTGGTGGTGCTGCCGTCAACCTCAGCCACGAGGCGTTTTTGCAAAATGGAATGGCGGACTTTGGGCAGCGGTTTTTGAATGGCAACTCCATCCACGTACTCCCATGCCGGAGACTCTTCTATGTGAGGCAACTTGAGGAAGTCTTCAAGAGTGAGAGCCAAATCTAGGCGAGTTGTCATAGGTTTAGGCAAAGCCCCCCCGGATCCCTGCCAGTAATGTATCCCAAAGCGAGGGGAAGAAGTGGAATTAAAATTGCGGCAATTCGGGTAGATGTAGCGTAAAAGTCGTCCAACCGGCAGAGCTGTTGACCTCAATGGATCCCCTCAGTTGATCCACCATTTGTTTCACCAAAGCCAAGCCCAGACCGGTGCCCCCTTCTTTCCAAGGATCATGGCTGGGGATCCGGTAAAAACGATCGAAAATGCGGGTGAGTTCCTCAGCCGGGATCTCTTGGCTATTCCTGACTTGGATGCGAGTTCGGTTGGCCTCAACCCTGACTTCTAGGCGGATGGATCCCTGGCCGGGGGTGTATTTCACCGCGTTGTGTAGCAGCTCCCGCAGGATACGCCCCAAAAGGAGAGGATCTGTGGTGATGCTGCTCTCCAGAGGCACGTTGGCTTGAAAGGTTTGCCCCTTAGTACGGGCGCGTTCGCCAATAGCCAACAGCAAATCCCCCAACAAGGCTTCCCAGGTCAGCGTTTGCAGATTCAAAGCATAGGCTCCTGCCTTTAGCCGCTGCAAATCCAACAGGTCATTGATCAGCTCGATCTCCCGCTGGCATTCTCGCTCTGCAATGGCTAAGTATTGAGCTCGTTTCTCCCCAGTGGGAGCCATCTGCAACATTTTCAGGGCCATTTTCATGCTGGCTAGAGGAGTGCGCAGCTCGTGGCTGACAGTGCTGATGAAATCGTCTTTCAAGCGGTTGAGGCGCTCTAGGGCTTGCACCTGCTCTTGGGCAGCTCGGAATAGGCGCGCCTGCCTTAGGCCGATAGCACATTGATTGGCCACTTGAGCTACGAGATTCATTTCCTGCTCATCAAAACTTTCCTCGCTGCTGCGAAAAACCCACAGATCCCCCAAGACTTGCTCCCCATCCCGCAGAGGGCAGACCAAGACTGATCCTTGGCGGGGGGCGTCAGGAAGTAAACAATGGTCAGGAAGTAAACAAAATATGCAGGGCTCTCCTCGCAACAACTGGGCGTAGAGATCTGGATATTGGGCAAAGGGAATACAAGTATGCAAGGCCGACCCCAAGCGAGGACAATACTCGTAGCTGATGGCGGAAAGGGTGAGATCGGCGTTGTAAAGGCCAATATCGCAGCCATCTGCATTTAGGTTTTCTCCCAGCTCGCGCAGAGCGGTGTTGAGAATTTCAGCTTCATCCAGAGAGTCGCGCACCCGGTCAGTGATGCGTTTCAGCAGGGCCTCAAATTGCAGGGATCGCTGCAACTCAGAGGTGCGTTGCCGAACCTTTTCTTCCAAGGTTTGATTGAGGGCTTGCAGTTGTTCATATAACTGGGCCTGTTGCAACGCGATGGCTAATTGATCGCTCAGCTCTTGTAAAAGCCGGATTTCCCACCCCTGCCAAGGGCGGCTGGATTGGCAGTGCTGTGCCACCAGAAGGCCCCAGAGATCCTCTCCCCGCCGAATCGGGATCACCAAGTTGGCTTGGGCTTGGAAAGACTCCAGCAACTCCCGATAGCAAGGATCCAAATCGGCTATTGCTACATCCCCCACTGCCTGGACAAAGCCCTCTTGGTACTTGCGATAGCACGGATCCCTTTGGAAACACTCATCCCACACGTAGCGGCCCAAGTGGCTGGGCCAGGGATCCGCCACCGACTCAGCAGCTACAAACCCCCCTACACCTTCCTGCAACTGATAGATCATCACCCGATCTACCTGGAGAAACTCTCGCACTTCCGCAACCGTTGTTTCCAAGAGGGTTTGCAAGTCCAAAGCTTGGCGGATCCGCCGCAATAAGGCCCCCAACAGTCGCTCCCGCTCTGCCTCTTGCCGAAGCACTTCTTGAGCTTCTTTGAGGGGGGTGATGTCCACAACAACACCGCAAACGGCATAGGGATCCCCTTGCTGATCCCGCAGGGCAAACTTGGTGACCCACTGGGTCAATCTCTTGCCATCGCGGAAAAAGGTTCGCTCGTAGCTGACAGGATGCGGAGATTGCAGGACTTTTTGATCCTGATCTCGAAATTCTAGAGCCTCTTCTGATGCGAACAGCTCACTATCCAACTTTCCAAAGAGCTCTTCTGCCTTGCAGCCTCTCTGTTTTAGATAAGTCTTGTTTACATGAAGATAGCGCCCTTCCAGATCTTTGAGAAAGATAGAAAAAGGGATCCCATCCAGAATAGCCCTAAGCCGAGCTTCACTTTCTTGTAGAGCCAGCTCTGCTTCTTTCTGCTCCGTAATATCTTCGGTAATGCCTGCGATGTGAACGACTTCCTGCTGCTCGTTCAAGACAGGGTAACAAGAGGTACGCAACCAGCGCAGCCTGCCATCTGGGTGGAAAATCCGATAGGTAACTGACATTTTGCCTTGGGTGGCAAGAGACAGGGTTTCCATCACTCTTGGCAGGTCCTCTGGGTGGATCCTTTCCTTCCACAGATCCGGCTGGCGATAAAGCTCCTCTGGTGTATATCCGAAAATCTGTTCACAACGAGGACTTTTGTAAAGAGCGCGGCTAAAGTCTGCCGACTGTAGGAAGAAAGTCACCGGTACAGCCTCTGCAATTTCCCGGAAGCGGGCTTCGCTCTCTCGCAAAGCCAGTTCCACCTGCTTTTGTTGGGTGATATCGCGGGTACTGGCAACCATCCCCTGAACCAAAGGATCATCCAAGAGATTGGTGCAGAGGCTCTCCAGCCACACCCAATGGCCGTCGGCATGTTGCATCCGATAGACAAAGCAGAGAGTCTGGCCGGGCTGGGACAGGAGTTGCTCGCAGGCAGACGCGATGGCCTCGCGGTCTTCGGGATGAACCAGCTCCAGGGGTTGAGGCTCTCCTGGCTGGGGGGTAAGACCTAGAATCTTCTCCGCCACCGGGGGATTAAGGCAATACAGCCGGCCCTGGGCATCAACCCGGTGCAAGATGTCGTGGCTGTTGTTGATAAAGGCGCGAAAGCGTTCTTGTTGATCTGTTAGCTCTCGTTGCAGGCGCTTTTGTTCGGTGATATCTAGGACAATGCCGAGAAGTCCCAAACCTTTAGACTGATCCTGAAGCTTTACGGCCAGGCGATAAGTATAGCGCTCCTGACCTTGAATCATTTCCTTACCTTCGAATTGGCAAAACCCTTGCCGCTCTACGTCGGATAGAACTTGAGAGGTGTACTCCGGCCAGTGGGGATATTCTCGAGCCACCTCCTCCAGAGAAGTACCCAGCAGATCGCCAAACCAGGCGCGGTCAGTGGCATTTTGCAAAATCAGCACTCCCTGGGGATCCCTGGCCCACACCGCCAATGGCAGGGCATCCAACAAGGTGCGCAGTTGGGCCTCCCGCAGCCGCAGGTTTTCTTCCAACTGTTTCTTCTCGGTAATGTCTCGGCCCACGCCGCGAATGAACTGCAAGCGGCCCCGCCGGTCAAAAATGCCTTGGTTGATCCACTCGAACCACCGCACCTGCCCCGCTGCATCCGCCACTCTGCTAATCCGGGTAAAGGTGGGCTGCTGAGGGGTGAGCTGGGCTATCTTTTGCTGCGCCTGCTCTTGCTCTTCTGCCGGCAGCACGTCGATCCAGCGCCTGCCCCGCCAATCCCCCAAGATTTTCTGGCAAGCTTCGTTACATTCCACCACCGTCGTATCTGCACGCGCCAGCATGATGACATCGGGAAAACCCACCTGATCCCGCTGCAGCCAGCGCTTTTGCCAGTACATCACCACGGCCAGTGAGGATCCCCAAAGGAGCAGCCAAAGCCATCCGGGCAGAGTGTTCCGGTTGAGTAAGGTAAGCAGGTTGACCAGATCCCAGGAGGCGCTCATGAAGGTTGTCGATTAAGTTAAGTTTAGAAAGAGTCAAGGAGTACGCTGCTTTTCGGTAGCATTTCTAACCCAGGATCAAGCACTGTGACAACAATTCCCCATCTCCCCGAAAACTCCCCGAAAAGGAGAGCAAAGTTTGAGTCTACTGGAACGGTGGGGCAGTATCCTCGAAAAGGGGGCTTTCAGGGTGAAGAGTTGTTTCTTAGGTTTCCTGAGTGTTCAGATAGATAGTTCTCAAT
Proteins encoded in this region:
- a CDS encoding Uma2 family endonuclease, which encodes MTTRLDLALTLEDFLKLPHIEESPAWEYVDGVAIQKPLPKVRHSILQKRLVAEVDGSTTSYTALPELRCTFAGRSIVPDIAVIAWDRIRLSETGEPEDDFTAAPDWIIEILSPGQRVSRVIDNILHCLKHGSKLGWMVDLDDYSVLIFAPQQEPEICRGDRQLKVIDGIQLALTPQQIFVLQYTTPAAWP
- a CDS encoding PAS domain S-box protein, with the protein product MSASWDLVNLLTLLNRNTLPGWLWLLLWGSSLAVVMYWQKRWLQRDQVGFPDVIMLARADTTVVECNEACQKILGDWRGRRWIDVLPAEEQEQAQQKIAQLTPQQPTFTRISRVADAAGQVRWFEWINQGIFDRRGRLQFIRGVGRDITEKKQLEENLRLREAQLRTLLDALPLAVWARDPQGVLILQNATDRAWFGDLLGTSLEEVAREYPHWPEYTSQVLSDVERQGFCQFEGKEMIQGQERYTYRLAVKLQDQSKGLGLLGIVLDITEQKRLQRELTDQQERFRAFINNSHDILHRVDAQGRLYCLNPPVAEKILGLTPQPGEPQPLELVHPEDREAIASACEQLLSQPGQTLCFVYRMQHADGHWVWLESLCTNLLDDPLVQGMVASTRDITQQKQVELALRESEARFREIAEAVPVTFFLQSADFSRALYKSPRCEQIFGYTPEELYRQPDLWKERIHPEDLPRVMETLSLATQGKMSVTYRIFHPDGRLRWLRTSCYPVLNEQQEVVHIAGITEDITEQKEAELALQESEARLRAILDGIPFSIFLKDLEGRYLHVNKTYLKQRGCKAEELFGKLDSELFASEEALEFRDQDQKVLQSPHPVSYERTFFRDGKRLTQWVTKFALRDQQGDPYAVCGVVVDITPLKEAQEVLRQEAERERLLGALLRRIRQALDLQTLLETTVAEVREFLQVDRVMIYQLQEGVGGFVAAESVADPWPSHLGRYVWDECFQRDPCYRKYQEGFVQAVGDVAIADLDPCYRELLESFQAQANLVIPIRRGEDLWGLLVAQHCQSSRPWQGWEIRLLQELSDQLAIALQQAQLYEQLQALNQTLEEKVRQRTSELQRSLQFEALLKRITDRVRDSLDEAEILNTALRELGENLNADGCDIGLYNADLTLSAISYEYCPRLGSALHTCIPFAQYPDLYAQLLRGEPCIFCLLPDHCLLPDAPRQGSVLVCPLRDGEQVLGDLWVFRSSEESFDEQEMNLVAQVANQCAIGLRQARLFRAAQEQVQALERLNRLKDDFISTVSHELRTPLASMKMALKMLQMAPTGEKRAQYLAIAERECQREIELINDLLDLQRLKAGAYALNLQTLTWEALLGDLLLAIGERARTKGQTFQANVPLESSITTDPLLLGRILRELLHNAVKYTPGQGSIRLEVRVEANRTRIQVRNSQEIPAEELTRIFDRFYRIPSHDPWKEGGTGLGLALVKQMVDQLRGSIEVNSSAGWTTFTLHLPELPQF